A genome region from Primulina eburnea isolate SZY01 chromosome 9, ASM2296580v1, whole genome shotgun sequence includes the following:
- the LOC140841266 gene encoding plasmodesmata-located protein 2-like isoform X2 translates to MGPCPSLLCCLILSLFFVFVSSTDITDLVFEGCADLKFQDFNGVYRQTLKNLLETLKSQSSATKFYKTTSGDGPSAINGAFQCRGDLSNGDCNICVAKAPDLAENLCGQAIAARVQLNGCYLRYEISGFRQVSGTELLYKICGSNRASGSGFGDRLDMALGEIVKGLASGNSGFFATQYQSVYVLGQCEGDLSSGDCVSCVKSAVDKAKLECGSSISAQIYLRECYVSYTYYPNGVTNRQSPLSLSGKKAEIQEITRWDLGKYG, encoded by the coding sequence ATGGGTCCATGTCCATCTCTCCTCTGCTGCCTCATACTGTCTCTCTTCTTCGTTTTCGTCTCCTCCACCGATATCACAGACCTGGTATTCGAAGGCTGCGCGGACCTGAAATTCCAGGATTTTAATGGGGTCTACAGGCAAACGCTCAAGAATCTGTTGGAAACTTTAAAATCCCAATCCTCAGCTACAAAGTTCTACAAAACCACTTCCGGTGATGGCCCATCAGCCATCAATGGCGCCTTTCAATGCAGAGGTGATCTCTCAAACGGAGACTGCAACATTTGCGTTGCTAAAGCCCCTGATTTGGCTGAAAATCTTTGTGGGCAAGCTATTGCCGCGAGAGTCCAGCTGAATGGGTGTTATTTAAGGTATGAAATCTCTGGGTTCCGACAAGTGAGTGGGACTGAgttgttgtacaagatttgtggGTCGAACCGGGCCAGTGGATCCGGGTTTGGGGATAGATTGGATATGGCTTTAGGGGAGATAGTGAAGGGTTTGGCGAGTGGGAACAGTGGATTTTTTGCTACTCAGTATCAGTCTGTGTACGTTTTGGGTCAATGTGAAGGTGATTTAAGCAGTGGAGACTGTGTGAGCTGCGTGAAAAGTGCGGTGGATAAAGCTAAACTTGAGTGTGGCAGCTCAATTTCAGCGCAAATATATCTTCGAGAATGCTATGTTAGCTATACTTATTATCCAAATGGGGTGACCAATAGACAATCACCACTTTCATTATCAG